A stretch of Salvelinus alpinus chromosome 4, SLU_Salpinus.1, whole genome shotgun sequence DNA encodes these proteins:
- the faf2 gene encoding FAS-associated factor 2 translates to MAAPEEQELSQAQTEKLLQFQDLTGLESMDQCRRTLEQHNWNIEAAVQDRLNEQEGVPSVFNPPPSRPLQVNTADHRVYSYIVSRPQPRGLIGWSYYMIMLPFRLTYYTLLDIFRFALRWVRPDPRGRVTDPVGDVVSFIHSFEEKYGRSHPVFYQGTYSQALNDAKRELRYLLVYLHGEDHQDTDQFCRSTLCTEEVMTFLNTRMLFWACSTSRPEGYRVSQALRENTYPFLAMIMLKDRKMTVVGRLEGLIQSEDLLNQLTFIMEANQTYLMSERLEREERNQTQVLRAQQDEAYLESLRADQEKDRRKKEEQDKVQAEEEKVRQTVLAEEMRRRTLEEEKELKSECLPPEPPVDDPDSVKIVFKLPNDTRVERRFLFQQSLTVIYDFLFSLKETPEKFQIVTNFPRRVLPCLPTEEQPNPPSLQEAGLSRSEVLFVQDLTED, encoded by the exons ATGGCGGCGCCAGAGGAGCAGGAATTATCTCAGGCGCAGACCGAAAAACTCCTTCAATTTCAG GACTTGACAGGTTTGGAGTCTATGGACCAATGTCGGCGCACATTAGAACAACACAATTGGAACATCGAG GCTGCAGTGCAGGACAGACTGAACGAGCAGGAAGGAGTTCCCAGTGTGTTTAACCCTCCGCCCTCCAGACCGTTACAGGTCAACACAGCAGACCACAGAGTGTATAGCTATATCGTCTCCAGGCCACAACCTAGA GGATTAATAGGATGGAGTTACTACATGATAATGCTACCTTTCAGATTGACATATTACACACTTCTGGACATATTCAG gtTTGCCCTGCGGTGGGTCAGGCCAGACCCTCGTGGACGCGTCACAGACCCCGTGGGTGACGTTGTCTCCTTCATCCATAGTTTTGAAGAGAAGTACGGTCGATCGCATCCAGTGTTTTACCAGGGAACATATAGCCAG GCATTGAATGATGCCAAACGTGAGCTTCGCTACTTGTTAGTTTACCTCCATGGAGAAGACCACCAGGATACAGACCAGTTCTGTCG CTCCACGTTATGTACAGAAGAGGTCATGACCTTCCTCAACACCCGGATGCTGTTCTGGGCCTGTTCCACCAGCAGGCCTGAGGGATACAGAG TGTCCCAGGCGTTGCGTGAGAACACTTACCCGTTCCTGGCCATGATCATGTTGAAGGACCGTAAGATGACGGTGGTGGGACGTCTGGAGGGGCTCATCCAATCAGaggacctcctcaaccagctcacCTTCATCATGGAGGCCAACCAGACCTACCTGATGTCTGAACGCTTGGAACG ggaggagaggaaccagacgCAGGTGTTGCGGGCGCAGCAGGACGAGGCCTACCTGGAGTCGCTGAGAGCCGACCAGGAGAAGGACCGGAGGAAGAAGGAGGAGCAGGACAAGGTTCAGGCGGAGGAGGAGAAGGTTCGGCAGACCGTCCTGGCCGAGGAAatgaggaggagg ACgttggaggaagagaaggagctTAAGTCAGAATGTCTTCCCCCCGAACCCCCAGTAGATGACCCCGACAGCGTCAAGATAGTTTTCAAACTGCCTAACGACACCAGAGTAGAGAGGCGGTTCCTCTTCCAGCAGTCTCTGACG GTAATATACGACTTCCTGTTCTCATTGAAGGAGACCCCGGAGAAATTCCAGATAGTTACAAACTTCCCCCGCCGGGTTCTGCCCTGCCTTCCCACGGAGGAGCAGCCCAACCCACCCAGCCTGCAAGAGGCCGGCCTCAGCCGTTCCGAGGTCCTCTTTGTTCAGGACCTCACAGAAGATTGA